Genomic segment of Geovibrio ferrireducens:
TGTGCAGGATCATCCGGTCTACAGACGTGAGGGCGACAACCTCTACGTTGATGTGGAGCTTGATATGTTTGAGGCGGCACTGGGCGAAAAAATCGAAGCACCGACCCCTTACGGGGCTGTAACTCTGAATATACCCGCCGGAACACAGCCGGGGCAGAAGATGAGACTTAAAGGAAAAGGCGTTCCCGCGCTGAAAGGAAGCGGAACAGGCGACCTTTATCTGGTGATGAATGTAAAAATTCCCGCAGTCGCCTACGAAGCCGACAGGGAAGCCCTCAGGGAAATGATGAAGAAGTATGCTACGAATGTACGCGAGGAATTGCTTAAGAAGGGAAAAATATAGGCTTCCACGGAAGGAACCGTTCACGACAGGAATATAAATAAATCCTCCCCTGCCCTCCTTTGAAAAGGAGGGAGTTTTCATCCACTTTTGTAAAAAGAAGCCAGAGGGGGATTCAAAATGAAAACAAGGAAAAGAACATGGCTAACAAACCTCTGTATGTAATAAGCATAGTATCGGAAATGCTGGAGCTTCACCCGCAGACACTGCGTCAGTATGAGCGCATGGGGCTTGTGACCCCCTCCCGAACGGTGGGGAACACAAGGCTTTACTCCGATGAGGATATTGAGAGGCTGAAATTCATAATGACCCTCTCAAAAGACATGGGAGTGAACCTTGCGGGAATAGAGATCATACTGAATATGCGTGAGCAGATAGAAGTGCTCCACGCCCAGCTTGACGGAATGAAGGAATACATCCGCCAGCGTCTGGGTGAGGAGATGAAGGCAAAAGAAGCGGAGAAGGCACTCATCCCCTCCCCGCCCAAAGAGATTATTAGAATTAAGATAGAAAAGGAATAAAACCTCATAAGGAGGTAAAACACAATGATTAACTTCAATAAAATGACTATAAAAGCGCAGGAGGCCGCTGAACAGGCACTTGCCCTCGCCTCCGAAAAGAACCAGCAGCAGATAGAACCCGAACATTTTCTCATCGCTCTCCTTAAGCAGGAGGACGGCCTTGTGAAACCCCTTCTCCAAAAGGCAGGTGCAAATGTCGGTGCGCTGGAAAAAGGAACGGAAGACATTATCAACTCCCTGCCGACAGTAAGCGGCGCAGGTCAGCAGTATTTCTCCCCTGACTGCAACAAGGCACTGGAAAAGGCGTTTAAGATAATAAAAGACTTCGGCGA
This window contains:
- a CDS encoding heat shock protein transcriptional repressor HspR, coding for MANKPLYVISIVSEMLELHPQTLRQYERMGLVTPSRTVGNTRLYSDEDIERLKFIMTLSKDMGVNLAGIEIILNMREQIEVLHAQLDGMKEYIRQRLGEEMKAKEAEKALIPSPPKEIIRIKIEKE